A stretch of the Flavobacterium sp. 5 genome encodes the following:
- a CDS encoding thymidine kinase produces MFLENTVNHKEQFGWIEVICGSMFSGKTEELIRRLKRAQFAKQKVEIFKPAIDTRYHDEMVVSHDSNEIRSTPVPAAANIAILAQGCDVVGIDEAQFFDDEIVTVCNDLANQGIRVIVAGLDMDFKGNPFGPMPALMATAEYVTKVHAVCTRTGNLAHYSFRKTDNDKLVMLGETEEYEPLSRAAYYHAMRKEEEK; encoded by the coding sequence ATGTTTCTCGAAAACACAGTAAATCATAAAGAGCAGTTTGGATGGATTGAAGTAATTTGCGGATCCATGTTTTCGGGAAAGACCGAAGAACTTATTCGTAGATTGAAACGAGCTCAATTTGCCAAACAAAAAGTAGAGATTTTTAAACCCGCTATTGATACTCGTTATCATGATGAAATGGTAGTTTCTCACGACAGTAATGAAATTCGTTCTACACCAGTTCCCGCTGCAGCCAACATTGCTATTTTAGCACAGGGCTGTGATGTAGTTGGGATTGATGAAGCACAGTTTTTTGATGACGAAATTGTTACGGTTTGTAATGATCTTGCTAATCAGGGAATTCGCGTTATTGTTGCTGGTTTGGATATGGATTTCAAAGGAAACCCTTTTGGTCCTATGCCAGCTCTAATGGCTACCGCCGAGTATGTTACCAAAGTGCATGCTGTTTGTACGCGAACAGGAAATTTGGCGCATTACAGCTTTAGAAAAACCGATAATGATAAACTCGTAATGCTTGGTGAAACTGAAGAATATGAACCTTTGAGTCGAGCTGCTTATTATCATGCTATGAGGAAAGAGGAAGAGAAATAG
- a CDS encoding MFS transporter, whose product MKKKNDPYAALRFKEFNTFLLIRFAMVFAWSMQFVIIEWEVYRITKSALSLGIIGLMEIIPAIAISLFAGHIVDQNEKKGLLLKCILGFSVISFGLFLITWPTVTNGLPTTTILYVIYSLVFLGGIVRSFLGPTIFSLLALIVPKKAYSNAATWSSSVWQVGSVVGPAVAGFSINLIGVHWAMCSVFACSIFALLMLTQIEKKPILNPKIGEPVLESLKEGVKFVFTNKTILGALTLDMAAVLFGGAVALLPIFALDILKVGSEGFGVLRAAPAIGAIITMFFAAYVPLNKNAGMKLLTAIFLFGLCIIIFGLSTSFWISLAALFFSGVVDGISMVIRQTILQIKTPDHMRGRVASVNSIFVGSSNELGAFESGLTAKLMGTVTAVVFGGSMTLIIVLFTGFVSPEFRKLDLQKDLEEHENHK is encoded by the coding sequence ATGAAGAAGAAAAATGACCCTTACGCAGCCTTGAGATTTAAAGAATTCAACACCTTTTTATTAATCCGTTTTGCAATGGTTTTTGCTTGGTCAATGCAATTTGTTATCATCGAATGGGAAGTTTATCGAATTACAAAAAGCGCATTATCATTAGGAATTATTGGATTAATGGAAATCATACCTGCCATTGCCATATCCCTTTTTGCTGGTCATATTGTCGATCAAAACGAAAAAAAAGGACTTTTACTCAAATGTATTTTGGGATTCTCCGTAATTAGTTTTGGCTTGTTTTTAATTACTTGGCCAACAGTCACCAATGGATTACCAACCACAACTATATTATATGTTATATATTCCTTAGTATTTTTAGGAGGAATTGTTCGTTCCTTTTTAGGTCCTACTATATTCTCGCTTTTGGCTTTGATTGTTCCTAAAAAAGCATATTCAAACGCTGCCACTTGGAGTAGCTCTGTTTGGCAAGTAGGGTCTGTTGTAGGTCCTGCAGTAGCTGGTTTTTCTATTAATTTAATTGGCGTTCACTGGGCTATGTGCTCTGTATTTGCTTGCTCAATTTTTGCTTTATTAATGTTAACTCAAATTGAAAAGAAACCTATTTTGAATCCAAAAATCGGAGAACCAGTTTTAGAAAGTTTAAAAGAAGGAGTCAAATTTGTTTTCACCAATAAAACCATTTTGGGAGCTTTAACTCTCGATATGGCAGCGGTATTGTTTGGAGGAGCTGTAGCTTTATTGCCTATTTTTGCTTTGGATATTTTGAAAGTTGGTTCGGAAGGATTTGGTGTTTTAAGAGCTGCACCCGCTATTGGAGCCATAATTACAATGTTTTTTGCAGCCTACGTTCCTTTGAACAAAAATGCTGGTATGAAACTATTAACCGCTATCTTTTTGTTTGGACTATGTATCATTATATTTGGCCTTTCTACTAGTTTTTGGATCTCATTAGCTGCTCTATTTTTTAGTGGAGTTGTCGATGGAATCTCGATGGTCATCAGACAAACTATTTTACAAATTAAAACTCCAGATCACATGCGAGGTCGTGTAGCTTCAGTAAATTCGATATTTGTAGGATCTTCTAATGAACTTGGTGCTTTTGAAAGTGGATTGACTGCAAAGCTTATGGGAACTGTTACTGCAGTTGTATTTGGTGGTAGTATGACACTTATTATTGTACTTTTTACCGGATTTGTATCTCCAGAATTTAGAAAATTAGATTTACAAAAAGATTTAGAAGAACACGAAAATCACAAATAA
- a CDS encoding 6-carboxytetrahydropterin synthase encodes MSNIRITKQFNFETGHALYGYDGKCKNVHGHSYKLSVTVIGKPITDRNNVKFGMVIDFSDLKKIVKEEIVDQFDHATVFNETTPHIELANELKNRGHHVILVDYQPTSENMVVDFSQRIIRRLPSNIKLFSLKLQETESSFAEWFASDNQ; translated from the coding sequence ATGAGCAATATTAGAATTACTAAACAATTTAATTTTGAAACAGGTCACGCCTTATATGGCTATGATGGGAAGTGTAAAAATGTGCACGGCCATAGTTATAAATTATCTGTTACAGTTATTGGAAAACCAATTACCGATCGCAATAACGTAAAGTTTGGTATGGTAATCGATTTTTCAGATTTAAAAAAGATCGTAAAAGAAGAAATCGTTGATCAATTTGATCACGCTACTGTTTTCAACGAGACTACACCACATATCGAATTGGCAAACGAATTGAAAAACAGAGGTCATCATGTAATATTAGTAGATTATCAACCTACAAGCGAAAATATGGTAGTCGATTTTTCTCAAAGAATTATCCGCAGATTACCTTCTAATATTAAACTTTTTTCTTTGAAACTTCAGGAAACCGAGTCATCATTTGCCGAATGGTTTGCAAGTGACAATCAATAA
- the dusB gene encoding tRNA dihydrouridine synthase DusB has protein sequence MIKIGNIELPDFPLLLAPMEDVSDPPFRRLCKQHGADMMYSEFISSEGLIRDAIKSRMKLDIFDYERPVGIQIFGGDEEAMALSSKIVSTVNPDIIDINFGCPVKKVVCKGAGAGVLKDVDLMIRLTQAVIDSTHLPVTVKTRLGWDDNSINIDEVAERLQDIGVAALSIHARTRAQMYKGHSDWSHIARVKNNPRITMPIFGNGDIDSPEKALHYKNEYGIDGIMIGRAAIGYPWIFDEIKHFFKTGGHLAKPTVSDRVEAVRNHLTWAMEWKGERLGIVETRPHYTNYFKGIHSFKAFKQQLVTLDRPEELYAVLNKIEEAYSDYQVV, from the coding sequence ATGATTAAGATTGGCAACATAGAATTACCGGATTTCCCACTTTTACTAGCACCTATGGAGGACGTGAGCGATCCGCCGTTCCGTAGATTGTGCAAACAACACGGAGCCGATATGATGTACTCTGAATTTATTTCTTCCGAAGGATTAATTCGTGACGCCATCAAAAGCCGAATGAAATTAGATATTTTCGATTACGAACGCCCTGTTGGAATTCAAATTTTTGGCGGAGACGAAGAAGCAATGGCTTTGTCTTCAAAAATAGTTTCTACCGTAAATCCAGATATTATAGACATCAATTTTGGTTGCCCTGTAAAAAAAGTAGTTTGCAAAGGAGCTGGAGCTGGAGTTTTAAAAGATGTTGATTTAATGATTCGTTTAACACAAGCCGTTATTGATAGTACGCATTTGCCTGTAACCGTAAAAACCCGTTTAGGTTGGGATGATAATTCAATTAATATTGATGAAGTAGCCGAACGTTTGCAAGACATTGGCGTAGCCGCTTTGAGTATTCATGCTCGTACACGCGCCCAAATGTATAAAGGCCATTCCGATTGGTCACATATTGCACGTGTAAAAAACAACCCAAGAATCACGATGCCAATCTTTGGAAACGGAGATATTGATAGCCCAGAAAAAGCTTTACATTATAAAAACGAATACGGTATTGACGGAATCATGATTGGTCGCGCCGCTATTGGTTACCCTTGGATTTTTGATGAAATCAAACATTTTTTCAAAACAGGAGGACATTTAGCAAAACCTACTGTTTCCGACAGAGTCGAAGCTGTCCGCAATCACCTAACTTGGGCAATGGAATGGAAAGGCGAACGATTAGGAATTGTAGAAACTCGTCCGCATTATACCAATTATTTCAAAGGAATTCATTCTTTCAAAGCTTTCAAACAACAGTTAGTAACCCTAGATCGTCCTGAAGAATTATATGCCGTTTTAAATAAAATTGAAGAAGCTTATTCTGACTATCAGGTGGTATAA
- a CDS encoding HopJ type III effector protein, protein MTITEFLDKLKQTPNTITFPETIAVIEENYDFTPTTFDNGTQHNEAGQNSGSCKLFAFAQLHNLSQAETLACFGAYYFEEVLGDPEGTNHQNIRNFIKLGWDGIQFEGVALSRK, encoded by the coding sequence ATGACCATTACTGAATTTTTAGACAAACTAAAACAAACACCAAACACAATAACATTTCCAGAAACAATCGCAGTGATTGAGGAAAATTACGATTTTACTCCAACGACTTTCGATAATGGAACTCAACATAATGAAGCAGGACAAAACTCAGGTTCTTGCAAATTATTTGCTTTTGCACAATTGCACAATTTATCTCAAGCTGAAACATTGGCTTGTTTTGGAGCTTATTATTTTGAAGAAGTTTTGGGAGATCCAGAAGGAACAAACCACCAAAATATCCGTAATTTTATAAAATTAGGTTGGGATGGAATTCAATTTGAAGGAGTTGCATTAAGTCGTAAGTAA
- the rsmI gene encoding 16S rRNA (cytidine(1402)-2'-O)-methyltransferase: protein MSKLYIVPTPIGNLEDMTFRAIRILKEVDLILAEDTRTSGKLLKHFEIGTHMYSHHMHNEHKTTENLISRLKAGETIALISDAGTPAISDPGFLLTRACIENGIAVECLPGATAFVPALVNSGLPNDKFVFEGFLPEKKGRQTRYLELAEETRTMILYVSPHKLLKTLAEFITYFGEERVICVCRELSKLHEENVRGTTREVLTHFEKIAPRGEIVVVVSGKPIVKEAKKNKFQKEEE from the coding sequence ATGTCAAAATTATATATCGTCCCTACTCCAATTGGCAATCTCGAAGACATGACTTTTCGAGCCATTAGGATTCTTAAAGAAGTAGATTTAATTCTTGCTGAAGATACCAGAACGAGTGGAAAATTACTCAAGCATTTTGAGATTGGCACACATATGTACAGCCATCACATGCATAATGAGCACAAAACAACCGAGAATTTAATCTCAAGATTAAAAGCTGGAGAAACCATCGCTTTAATTTCGGATGCAGGTACGCCAGCGATTTCAGATCCTGGTTTTTTATTAACCCGCGCTTGTATCGAAAACGGAATTGCCGTAGAATGTTTGCCAGGAGCAACAGCTTTTGTTCCCGCTCTTGTCAATAGTGGATTACCCAATGATAAATTTGTTTTTGAAGGTTTTCTGCCAGAAAAAAAAGGAAGGCAAACAAGATATCTGGAATTAGCAGAAGAAACCCGTACAATGATTTTGTATGTTTCACCTCATAAATTACTCAAAACATTAGCTGAATTTATAACCTATTTTGGCGAAGAACGAGTTATTTGTGTGTGTAGAGAATTATCAAAACTGCATGAAGAAAATGTTAGAGGCACTACTCGTGAAGTCTTAACTCACTTTGAAAAAATAGCACCACGTGGTGAAATTGTTGTGGTCGTATCTGGAAAACCAATTGTAAAAGAAGCTAAGAAAAATAAATTCCAAAAAGAAGAAGAATAA
- a CDS encoding S41 family peptidase: MKLKYVILTLLVGLVFTSCSKDSDSNETKTTTPDEINNFVWKAMNSWYYWQPNVADLSDNKIASTTTYANFINGKTPDALFYSLLYQRGTVDRFSWIENSNEVVYASKIAEVEKSGGFSYGIYPKDASNINMVALINYIVPGSPAALAGLKRGDVITKLNGSPLTSSNYDQLNNTQLTLTLAASVQFISTGLVTTDKAGTVTVTKTEIDENPVAYYEKKVYDSKNIGYLVYNGFKSDYNDELNAAFAKMKTDGINELVLDLRYNGGGSLETAVALAQMINGSFTNKPYIYLDFNNKHNSEDGFENLSDKVNIFNLVDNEPTLQRNESINSLALTKIYVLVSFQTASASELTIQCLKKYINVTTIGEETVGKFVGSNTLYDSPAYNYASYAHRSTKHKWQLQPITFSYYNKDKDVNPTKITPDYEVNPYLVFLNLVEFGNVNDPCLKKALELITGQTMRTTGKNTDTSLSFRIDNLAAFNPTNTAKGLYIEDFKSLKNKNQ, encoded by the coding sequence ATGAAATTAAAATATGTCATTTTAACGTTGCTTGTAGGGTTGGTTTTTACTTCTTGCAGCAAGGATTCTGATTCTAATGAGACCAAAACTACTACACCAGACGAGATTAACAATTTTGTATGGAAAGCAATGAATTCTTGGTATTATTGGCAGCCCAATGTTGCCGATTTGTCTGATAACAAAATAGCTTCTACCACGACCTATGCTAATTTTATTAACGGAAAAACCCCCGATGCTCTTTTTTATTCGCTCCTATATCAAAGAGGAACTGTTGACCGATTTTCTTGGATTGAAAACAGTAATGAGGTCGTGTATGCTTCCAAAATTGCCGAAGTCGAAAAAAGTGGCGGTTTTAGTTATGGAATTTACCCTAAAGACGCTTCAAATATTAATATGGTAGCCTTGATTAATTATATTGTGCCAGGTTCACCTGCAGCTTTGGCGGGATTGAAAAGAGGTGATGTTATTACAAAATTAAATGGTAGTCCCCTTACTTCAAGCAATTATGATCAATTAAACAATACACAACTAACACTTACTTTGGCAGCAAGCGTGCAATTTATAAGCACTGGTTTGGTAACCACAGATAAAGCAGGAACAGTAACTGTAACCAAAACCGAAATTGATGAAAACCCAGTTGCTTATTACGAAAAGAAAGTATATGATAGCAAAAACATTGGTTATTTGGTTTATAATGGTTTCAAGTCAGATTACAATGACGAACTGAATGCGGCTTTTGCCAAAATGAAAACGGACGGAATTAACGAATTGGTTTTAGATTTAAGATACAACGGAGGCGGATCATTAGAAACTGCAGTTGCTTTGGCACAAATGATTAACGGAAGTTTTACCAATAAACCTTATATTTATTTAGACTTCAATAACAAACACAATAGCGAAGATGGCTTTGAAAACCTTTCCGATAAAGTAAATATTTTCAACTTGGTTGACAACGAACCCACTTTACAGAGGAACGAAAGTATCAACAGCCTTGCTTTGACAAAAATATATGTCTTGGTAAGTTTTCAAACGGCTTCTGCCAGTGAACTCACTATTCAATGTTTAAAAAAATACATTAACGTGACCACAATAGGCGAAGAAACAGTAGGTAAATTTGTAGGATCTAATACGCTATATGATTCCCCTGCTTATAATTACGCTTCATATGCTCATAGAAGCACTAAACACAAATGGCAATTGCAACCTATTACTTTTTCATATTATAATAAAGACAAAGACGTAAATCCAACAAAAATTACGCCTGATTACGAAGTTAATCCTTATCTTGTTTTCTTAAATCTGGTTGAGTTTGGAAACGTAAATGACCCATGTTTGAAGAAGGCTCTCGAACTAATTACTGGGCAAACTATGCGAACTACAGGGAAAAATACCGACACCTCATTATCTTTTAGAATCGACAATCTTGCTGCATTCAATCCTACTAACACTGCCAAAGGATTGTATATCGAGGATTTCAAAAGTTTAAAAAATAAGAATCAGTAA
- a CDS encoding GNAT family N-acetyltransferase, producing the protein MAIPEYKLDNPVWYSLSETHKNFGIDSGTTKFYHPDYCPFGGFTSFETIKDAISEYAVLANTFFIIGQKPIIPENLKLKNELICLQMIIHNQIDSTVDDQIVKLGDEHLNDLLELVKMVYPEYFKKKTYSLGNYYGIYKDNQLVAVTGERMQMDQFTEVSAVITHPEHTGRGYAKQLVAHTVNTIFSKDKIPFLHVAESNIGAIKLYEKLGFQIRTKISVWNIVKNQ; encoded by the coding sequence ATGGCAATTCCTGAATATAAATTAGACAATCCGGTTTGGTATTCATTATCTGAAACGCATAAAAATTTTGGAATCGATTCAGGAACTACAAAATTTTATCACCCTGACTATTGCCCTTTCGGAGGGTTTACCTCTTTTGAGACTATTAAAGATGCTATTTCTGAATATGCTGTGTTAGCCAATACCTTTTTTATTATTGGCCAAAAACCTATTATTCCAGAAAATCTAAAATTAAAGAATGAATTGATTTGTTTACAAATGATTATTCATAATCAAATTGATAGTACTGTTGACGATCAAATCGTGAAATTGGGAGATGAACACCTGAATGATTTGTTAGAGTTAGTAAAGATGGTTTACCCAGAGTATTTTAAAAAGAAAACTTATTCATTGGGTAATTATTATGGGATTTACAAAGACAATCAACTCGTTGCTGTAACAGGAGAAAGAATGCAAATGGATCAATTTACTGAAGTGAGTGCTGTAATTACACATCCTGAACACACAGGTAGAGGCTACGCCAAACAATTAGTTGCCCATACTGTTAATACTATTTTTTCTAAAGACAAAATACCCTTTTTACATGTTGCTGAATCCAATATCGGAGCTATTAAGCTGTATGAAAAATTAGGTTTTCAAATTAGAACTAAAATAAGTGTTTGGAATATTGTTAAAAACCAATAG
- a CDS encoding UDP-2,3-diacylglucosamine diphosphatase, whose amino-acid sequence MQLSNNKKIYFASDQHFGAPTPELSFPREQKFVAWLDEVKKDAEAIFLLGDLFDFWFEYKTVVPKGFVRILGKLAEIRDSGIPIYFFVGNHDLWMADYFETELNIPVYHDNKEFTFANKTFLIGHGDGKGPGDLGYKRMKKVFTNPFSKWLFRWLHPDIGVKLAQYLSVKNKLISGSEDVKFLGDENEWLILYAKRKLETKHYNYFVFGHRHLPMIKSVGENSEYVNLGDWIGYFTYGVFDGETFEVKKFEK is encoded by the coding sequence ATGCAATTATCAAATAATAAAAAAATTTATTTCGCTTCCGATCAGCATTTTGGTGCACCAACTCCAGAATTGAGTTTTCCTAGAGAACAAAAATTCGTTGCCTGGCTTGACGAAGTAAAAAAAGATGCAGAAGCTATTTTTTTACTTGGCGATTTATTTGATTTTTGGTTCGAATATAAAACGGTAGTCCCTAAAGGATTTGTTCGTATTTTGGGCAAACTCGCCGAAATTCGTGACAGCGGAATTCCAATTTATTTTTTTGTAGGAAACCATGATTTATGGATGGCCGATTATTTTGAAACTGAATTAAATATTCCAGTTTATCACGATAATAAAGAATTTACTTTTGCCAATAAAACCTTTTTAATTGGTCATGGTGACGGCAAAGGACCTGGAGACTTGGGTTATAAGAGAATGAAAAAAGTATTTACAAATCCATTTTCAAAGTGGCTTTTCAGATGGCTTCATCCAGATATTGGAGTTAAACTAGCACAATATCTTTCCGTTAAAAACAAACTTATTTCGGGTTCTGAAGATGTGAAATTCCTAGGAGATGAAAACGAATGGCTCATACTTTATGCCAAACGTAAATTAGAAACCAAACACTATAATTATTTCGTGTTTGGACACCGTCACCTACCAATGATTAAATCAGTAGGCGAAAACTCAGAATATGTCAATCTCGGTGATTGGATTGGTTATTTTACCTACGGTGTTTTTGATGGTGAAACATTCGAAGTAAAAAAGTTTGAAAAATAA
- the rbfA gene encoding 30S ribosome-binding factor RbfA: METNRQKKIGGVIQKDLVDILQGEVRKNGITNLIISVSKVVVTTDLSVATVHLSIFPQEKAAETLVGIKANSTLIKHDLSQRVRLQLRKVPNLVFFIDDSLDYIEKIDNALASKENPIENRELLDKRRFQ; this comes from the coding sequence ATGGAAACAAATAGACAGAAAAAAATAGGTGGAGTTATCCAAAAAGATTTGGTTGATATTCTACAAGGTGAAGTGAGAAAAAATGGAATTACAAATTTGATAATTTCAGTATCCAAGGTTGTTGTAACTACAGATTTGTCTGTGGCTACGGTGCATTTAAGTATTTTTCCTCAGGAAAAAGCAGCGGAAACGTTGGTGGGGATTAAAGCTAATTCGACTTTAATTAAGCATGATTTATCTCAAAGAGTGCGTTTGCAATTGCGTAAAGTGCCAAATTTGGTTTTCTTTATCGATGATTCATTGGATTATATTGAAAAGATTGATAATGCTTTGGCAAGTAAAGAAAATCCGATTGAGAATAGAGAGCTTTTGGACAAACGCAGATTTCAATAA
- a CDS encoding FtsX-like permease family protein codes for MNFPLYIAKRYIFSKSSNNAINIINRIASMGVIVGAMALFVVLSVFTGLRDFSLSFTSDIDPDLKVSSTLGKSFFVVPEQEKEITKIEGIASYSKVIEERVLFTFNGKQEVTYLKGVDSIFNTVSSFDKKLYNGQWLKPDTYQVVVGYGIAQKFSMGLLDYKNPFEVFVPKPGKGTIDTPEQAFNSVDIFPVGIYAISEDLDSKYVFADLGLAQELLEYKTNQISNLEIKLKKDADESAVIQKLQSVFKNKITVKNKEQLNESLYKMLNTENIAVYLIFTLVIIVALFNLIGALIMMILDKKGNLKTLFNLGTDIKDLRNIFLLQGTLLSFFGGIIGLLLGVVIVLLQQQYELIMITPTLAYPVVFSMENVLIVMATISILGFVASLIASSRVSKKLLD; via the coding sequence TTGAATTTTCCTCTTTACATAGCCAAGCGATATATTTTTAGCAAAAGTTCCAATAATGCTATTAATATTATTAATCGTATTGCGAGTATGGGAGTTATTGTGGGTGCAATGGCATTGTTTGTCGTTCTCTCGGTTTTTACTGGATTGAGAGATTTTAGTCTTTCGTTTACTAGTGATATTGATCCTGATCTTAAAGTAAGCAGTACGCTTGGGAAATCTTTTTTTGTTGTACCTGAACAGGAAAAAGAAATCACGAAAATTGAAGGCATTGCATCCTATTCTAAAGTTATCGAGGAAAGGGTGTTGTTTACTTTTAATGGGAAACAAGAAGTTACCTATCTTAAAGGTGTTGACTCTATTTTTAACACCGTCAGCTCATTTGATAAAAAGCTGTATAATGGGCAATGGTTAAAGCCTGATACGTATCAGGTAGTTGTAGGGTATGGTATTGCTCAAAAGTTCTCGATGGGTTTGTTGGACTATAAAAATCCCTTTGAGGTTTTTGTTCCGAAACCGGGTAAAGGAACTATCGATACACCTGAACAGGCATTTAATTCAGTAGATATTTTCCCTGTTGGAATTTATGCTATTAGCGAAGATTTAGATTCCAAATATGTATTTGCTGATTTGGGTTTGGCTCAGGAATTATTGGAATACAAAACCAATCAGATTTCTAATCTTGAAATAAAATTAAAGAAAGATGCTGATGAGAGTGCTGTTATCCAAAAACTTCAATCGGTTTTTAAAAATAAAATTACTGTAAAAAATAAAGAGCAACTCAATGAATCTTTATATAAAATGTTGAACACCGAGAATATTGCGGTGTATTTGATATTTACGTTGGTAATTATTGTGGCGCTTTTTAATTTAATTGGCGCACTTATTATGATGATTTTAGATAAAAAGGGAAACTTAAAAACTCTTTTTAATTTAGGAACAGATATCAAAGATCTGCGTAATATCTTCTTGCTTCAAGGAACTTTATTGAGTTTCTTTGGCGGAATAATTGGATTGTTATTGGGAGTTGTAATTGTTTTATTGCAACAACAATATGAATTGATTATGATTACTCCTACTTTGGCTTATCCTGTAGTTTTTTCTATGGAAAATGTTCTAATTGTTATGGCTACTATTAGTATACTTGGTTTTGTTGCGTCATTAATTGCAAGTAGTAGAGTGAGTAAAAAGCTGTTGGATTAA
- the recJ gene encoding single-stranded-DNA-specific exonuclease RecJ translates to MRWTLKPKPAEEKIKHLAQALNVEEFVATLLIQRGIETFEQAKHFFRPTLDDLHDPFLMKDMDKAVERIESAIEKGENILVFGDYDVDGTTAVSLVSSYLKSFYPNVATYIPDRYAEGYGISYAGIDFADDNEFSLIIALDCGIKSIDHVAYAKARNIDFIICDHHRPGASLPDAVAVLDPKREDCQYPYDELCGCGVGFKLIQALGSNRDQTIEDLVSYLDLVATAIAADIVPMTGENRVLAYFGLQVINVEPRPGIKALIHQLKKKTLDITDVVFIIAPRINAAGRIKHGNHAVELLSEFNFEQAQQFASEIEQYNSDRKDLDKLITKEALQQINQNQEEKNFTTVVFQEDWHKGVIGIVASRLIETYYRPTLVFTKSGDKYAASARSVKGFDVYNALEACSEHLEQFGGHMYAAGMTLAAENYHNFKNAFEKIVQETIHPDHLTPEIAIDAEINFEDISPKLIRILKQFEPFGPLNMTPVFLTKKIKDTGYAKTLGSEDEHLKLFVKQNNPEGFTAIGFGLGNKKEFTTNQKEFEAIYCIDENEWNDKVSIQLRLKDIK, encoded by the coding sequence ATGCGCTGGACACTTAAGCCAAAACCCGCTGAAGAAAAAATAAAACATTTAGCCCAAGCTTTGAATGTAGAAGAATTTGTTGCAACACTATTGATACAAAGAGGCATTGAAACTTTCGAACAGGCCAAACATTTTTTCCGCCCTACTTTAGACGATTTACATGATCCTTTCTTAATGAAGGATATGGACAAAGCTGTAGAGCGTATTGAATCAGCTATTGAAAAAGGTGAAAACATTCTCGTTTTTGGTGATTATGATGTTGATGGAACTACGGCAGTATCTCTTGTTTCATCGTATCTAAAGAGTTTTTATCCCAATGTTGCTACTTATATCCCTGATCGGTACGCTGAAGGTTATGGGATTTCCTATGCAGGAATTGATTTTGCCGATGACAATGAATTTTCGTTAATAATTGCATTGGATTGTGGCATAAAATCCATTGATCATGTCGCTTACGCAAAAGCACGAAACATTGATTTTATCATCTGTGATCACCACAGACCTGGTGCTTCTTTACCTGATGCCGTTGCTGTTCTCGATCCAAAGCGGGAAGATTGCCAGTATCCCTATGACGAATTGTGTGGTTGTGGTGTAGGTTTCAAACTCATTCAGGCGCTTGGAAGTAACAGAGATCAAACTATTGAAGATCTAGTTTCATACCTTGACTTGGTTGCTACAGCGATAGCAGCTGATATTGTACCAATGACTGGTGAGAACAGAGTTTTGGCTTATTTCGGATTACAGGTTATAAATGTAGAACCAAGACCTGGAATCAAGGCATTAATACATCAGCTGAAAAAGAAAACACTCGACATTACTGATGTTGTATTTATAATTGCCCCTAGAATCAATGCTGCCGGACGTATTAAACACGGGAATCATGCTGTAGAATTATTATCCGAATTTAATTTTGAACAAGCACAACAATTTGCTTCCGAAATTGAACAATACAATTCTGATCGAAAAGATTTAGACAAACTCATTACCAAAGAAGCACTTCAACAAATAAACCAAAATCAAGAAGAAAAAAACTTCACTACTGTGGTTTTTCAAGAAGATTGGCACAAAGGAGTTATTGGAATTGTAGCGTCCCGATTGATAGAAACATATTATCGTCCCACTTTAGTTTTTACTAAAAGCGGTGATAAATATGCAGCTTCAGCACGATCTGTAAAAGGATTTGATGTGTACAATGCTCTCGAAGCCTGCTCAGAACATTTGGAACAATTTGGAGGACACATGTATGCTGCTGGAATGACTTTGGCAGCAGAGAATTATCATAATTTTAAAAATGCATTTGAAAAAATTGTTCAGGAAACTATTCATCCAGATCATTTAACGCCTGAAATAGCCATCGATGCTGAAATTAATTTTGAAGATATCAGCCCAAAACTAATTCGAATTCTAAAACAATTTGAACCTTTTGGGCCATTAAATATGACTCCAGTTTTTTTAACCAAAAAAATTAAAGACACAGGTTATGCCAAAACTTTAGGTTCTGAAGATGAGCATTTAAAGTTATTTGTAAAGCAAAATAATCCGGAAGGCTTTACGGCTATTGGCTTTGGGCTAGGAAACAAAAAAGAATTTACAACCAATCAAAAAGAATTTGAAGCCATATATTGCATCGATGAAAACGAATGGAATGATAAAGTGAGCATTCAATTACGATTAAAAGATATTAAATAA